In Halorhabdus tiamatea SARL4B, a genomic segment contains:
- a CDS encoding NADH-quinone oxidoreductase subunit J, with translation MTTLTTAALVATVGLAVIAVAARDFLVSILSLSGASVGLAVYFYLAGAPIAAVFEAVVAAGLVTVLFLMMISLTDAETATRIEGRKLPIVGLALGALLGVTLVVWGWLGGLSAGGGSEIELAEALWAERSIDLLAVTVLLFVGVLGIVRLTAERFDATDRAVTSEGAPIGGDETRKKSEGDT, from the coding sequence ATGACGACGCTGACGACGGCGGCACTCGTGGCGACGGTCGGCCTCGCAGTGATCGCCGTCGCCGCCCGGGACTTCCTCGTCTCGATTCTCTCGTTGTCGGGCGCGAGCGTGGGGCTCGCGGTGTACTTCTATCTCGCCGGCGCGCCGATCGCGGCCGTCTTCGAGGCGGTCGTGGCCGCCGGACTGGTGACGGTCCTGTTTCTCATGATGATCAGTCTGACCGACGCCGAGACCGCCACACGCATCGAGGGACGCAAGCTGCCAATTGTCGGACTCGCGCTCGGTGCGCTCCTCGGCGTCACCCTGGTCGTCTGGGGCTGGCTCGGCGGGCTCTCGGCCGGCGGGGGAAGCGAGATCGAACTCGCCGAGGCGCTGTGGGCCGAGCGGTCGATCGACCTGCTCGCGGTGACCGTCCTGCTGTTCGTCGGCGTGCTCGGGATCGTCCGCCTGACCGCCGAGCGCTTCGACGCGACTGACCGGGCCGTCACGAGTGAAGGCGCGCCGATCGGTGGGGACGAAACGCGTAAAAAATCGGAGGGAGACACATGA
- a CDS encoding NADH-quinone oxidoreductase subunit K: MTALAYGAAIALLLVGLAAVLSGANAVKTLIGVELASKGVLVNFVATDPTGSQGIVILLILIDAIVVAVLLGLVVAVYRQYGALDLDELGRLTW, translated from the coding sequence ATGACTGCACTCGCCTACGGCGCGGCGATCGCACTCCTGCTGGTCGGCCTCGCGGCGGTCCTGAGCGGGGCCAACGCGGTGAAGACGCTGATCGGCGTCGAACTCGCTTCGAAGGGCGTCCTCGTGAACTTCGTCGCGACCGATCCGACCGGCAGCCAGGGGATCGTGATCCTGTTGATCCTGATCGACGCCATCGTCGTCGCCGTCCTGCTGGGGCTGGTCGTTGCGGTGTATCGCCAGTACGGAGCCCTCGATCTCGACGAACTCGGGAGGTTGACATGGTAA